In one Pseudomonas sp. 31-12 genomic region, the following are encoded:
- the preA gene encoding NAD-dependent dihydropyrimidine dehydrogenase subunit PreA, whose product MADLSIVFAGIKSPNPFWLASAPPTDKAYNVVRAFEAGWGGVVWKTLGEDPAAVNVSSRYSALFGANREVVGFNNIELITDRSLEINLREITQVKKDWPDRALIVSLMVPCVEESWKFILPLVEATGADGIELNFGCPHGMPERGMGAAVGQVPEYVEQVTRWCKTYCSLPVIVKLTPNITDIRVAARAAHRGGADAVSLINTINSITSVNLERMVANPAVGNQSTHGGYCGSAVKPIALNMVAEIARDPQTQGLPISGIGGIGSWRDAAEFIALGSGSVQVCTAAMLHGFRIVEEMKDGLSRWMDSQGYASISEFSGRAVGNTTDWKYLDINYQVIAKIDQEACIGCGRCHIACEDTSHQAVASLKQADGTHKYEVIDDECVGCNLCQITCPVEDCIEMVPMENGKPFLDWNHDPRNPYHVAL is encoded by the coding sequence ATGGCCGATCTTTCGATTGTCTTCGCTGGCATCAAATCCCCGAATCCGTTCTGGCTGGCCTCCGCGCCGCCGACCGACAAGGCTTACAACGTGGTTCGCGCCTTCGAGGCTGGCTGGGGCGGCGTGGTCTGGAAAACCCTGGGTGAAGACCCGGCGGCGGTCAACGTGTCCTCGCGATACTCCGCGCTCTTCGGCGCCAACCGTGAAGTGGTGGGTTTCAACAATATCGAGCTGATTACCGACCGCTCGCTGGAGATCAACCTGCGGGAAATCACCCAGGTCAAAAAGGATTGGCCGGACCGCGCGCTGATCGTTTCGCTGATGGTGCCCTGCGTCGAAGAGTCATGGAAATTCATCCTGCCGCTGGTGGAAGCCACCGGCGCCGACGGCATCGAGCTGAACTTCGGTTGTCCGCACGGCATGCCGGAACGCGGCATGGGCGCGGCGGTCGGCCAGGTGCCGGAGTACGTCGAGCAGGTCACCCGTTGGTGCAAGACGTATTGCTCGCTGCCGGTGATCGTCAAGCTCACGCCGAACATCACCGACATCCGCGTTGCCGCCCGAGCAGCCCATCGCGGTGGAGCAGATGCGGTATCGCTGATCAACACCATCAACTCGATCACCAGCGTCAATCTGGAGCGCATGGTCGCCAATCCCGCCGTCGGCAACCAAAGTACCCATGGCGGTTATTGCGGCTCGGCGGTGAAGCCGATTGCGCTGAACATGGTCGCCGAAATCGCCCGCGACCCGCAGACCCAAGGCCTGCCGATCTCCGGCATTGGCGGCATCGGCAGCTGGCGCGATGCCGCGGAATTCATCGCCCTGGGCAGCGGCTCGGTGCAGGTGTGCACGGCGGCGATGCTGCATGGCTTCCGGATTGTCGAAGAAATGAAGGATGGGTTGTCACGCTGGATGGACAGTCAGGGTTACGCCAGCATTTCGGAATTTTCCGGCCGCGCGGTGGGCAACACCACGGACTGGAAGTACCTGGACATCAACTATCAGGTGATCGCGAAGATTGATCAGGAGGCGTGTATCGGTTGCGGGCGTTGCCACATCGCTTGCGAAGACACTTCGCACCAGGCGGTGGCGAGCCTGAAGCAGGCGGACGGGACGCATAAGTACGAAGTGATTGATGACGAGTGCGTGGGCTGCAACCTGTGCCAGATTACCTGCCCGGTGGAGGATTGCATCGAGATGGTGCCGATGGAGAACGGCAAGCCGTTTCTGGATTGGAATCATGATCCGAGGAATCCGTACCATGTCGCCCTTTGA
- a CDS encoding NAD(P)-dependent oxidoreductase gives MIKTLNHLPHPYENAATLAGHFTDLAPPLNDRQAHLEASRCLYCYDAPCVNACPSEIDIPSFIRNIHQENVQGAAQKILSANILGGSCARVCPTEILCQQACVRNNDHECAPVLIGLLQRYAVDNAHFSEHPFQRAAATGKRIAVVGAGPAGLSCAHRSAMHGHDVVIFEAREKAGGLNEYGIAKYKLVDDYAQKELEFLLQIGGIEIRHGQKLGENLSLSELHQQFDAVFLGLGLAASKQLGLPHEDAPGLLAATDYIRELRQADDLSQLPLADHCIVLGAGNTAIDMAVQMARLGARDVNLVYRRGVEEMGATGHEQDIAKANQVRLLTWAQPEEVLLNDQGNVRGMRFARTHLVEGRLQTTGETFELAADAIFKAIGQAFDASALADPLARELKRQGDRIQVDEQLRTSIPGVYAGGDCTSLDQDLTVQAVQHGKQAAEAINAQLMLNVEAA, from the coding sequence GTGATCAAGACCCTGAACCACCTCCCGCATCCCTATGAGAATGCGGCCACCCTCGCCGGCCATTTCACCGACCTGGCGCCGCCACTCAACGACCGCCAGGCCCATCTTGAAGCCTCGCGCTGCCTGTATTGCTACGACGCGCCATGCGTGAACGCCTGTCCGAGCGAGATCGATATTCCGTCGTTCATTCGCAATATCCATCAGGAAAACGTCCAGGGCGCCGCGCAGAAAATCCTCTCGGCGAACATCCTCGGCGGCAGTTGCGCCCGGGTGTGCCCGACGGAAATCCTCTGCCAGCAAGCCTGCGTGCGTAACAACGACCACGAATGCGCACCGGTGCTGATCGGCCTGTTGCAACGTTACGCGGTCGACAACGCGCATTTCAGCGAACACCCCTTCCAGCGCGCCGCCGCCACCGGTAAACGCATTGCCGTAGTCGGTGCCGGTCCGGCCGGTTTGTCCTGCGCTCACCGCAGTGCGATGCATGGCCACGACGTGGTGATTTTCGAGGCGCGGGAAAAGGCTGGCGGCCTCAACGAGTACGGGATCGCCAAATACAAACTGGTGGATGACTACGCGCAAAAGGAACTTGAGTTTCTGCTGCAGATTGGCGGCATCGAAATCCGTCACGGGCAGAAACTCGGCGAAAACCTGAGCCTCAGCGAACTGCATCAGCAATTCGACGCGGTGTTCCTCGGCCTCGGTCTGGCCGCCAGTAAACAACTCGGCTTGCCTCACGAAGATGCGCCCGGCCTGCTCGCGGCCACCGACTACATCCGCGAACTGCGTCAGGCGGATGACCTGAGTCAACTGCCGTTGGCGGATCATTGCATCGTCCTCGGCGCCGGCAATACGGCCATCGACATGGCCGTGCAAATGGCCCGCCTCGGGGCTCGCGACGTGAATCTGGTGTACCGCCGCGGCGTCGAGGAAATGGGCGCCACCGGCCACGAACAGGACATCGCCAAAGCCAATCAGGTGCGTTTGCTGACCTGGGCGCAGCCCGAAGAAGTGCTGCTCAATGACCAAGGCAACGTGCGCGGCATGCGTTTCGCCCGCACGCACCTGGTAGAAGGTCGCTTGCAAACCACCGGCGAAACCTTCGAATTGGCGGCCGACGCGATTTTCAAAGCCATCGGCCAGGCCTTCGATGCCAGCGCCCTAGCCGATCCACTGGCACGCGAACTCAAGCGTCAGGGCGATCGAATCCAGGTCGATGAACAGCTGCGTACCAGCATTCCCGGCGTGTATGCCGGTGGCGACTGCACCAGCCTCGACCAGGACCTCACCGTGCAAGCCGTGCAGCATGGCAAACAGGCGGCCGAGGCCATCAACGCTCAACTGATGCTCAACGTGGAGGCTGCGTAA
- the hydA gene encoding dihydropyrimidinase: protein MSLLIRGATVITHDESYRADVYCADGVIKAIGDNLDVPAGAEVLDGSGQYLMPGGIDPHTHMQLPFMGTVASEDFFSGTAAGLAGGTTSIIDFVIPNPQQSLMEAFHQWRGWAEKSASDYGFHVAITWWSEQVREEMAELVSQHGVNSFKHFMAYKNAIMAADDTLVASFERCLELGAVPTVHAENGELVYHLQRKLMAQGMTGPEAHPLSRPSQVEGEAASRAIRIAETLGTPLYLVHVSTKEALDEITYARSKGQQVYGEVLAGHLLLDDSVYQHPDWQTAAGYVMSPPFRPRGHQEALWHGLQSGNLHTTATDHCCFCAEQKAAGRDDFSKIPNGTAGIEDRMAVLWDEGVNTGRLSMQHFVALTSTNTAKIFNLYPRKGAIRVGADADLVLWDPEGTRTISAKTHHQQVDFNIFEGKTVRGVPSHTVSQGRVVWADGDLRAERGAGRYVERPAYPAVFDLLSKRAEQNKPTAVKR from the coding sequence ATGTCTCTGTTGATCCGTGGCGCCACCGTTATTACCCATGATGAAAGTTATCGCGCCGACGTCTATTGCGCTGATGGCGTGATTAAAGCCATTGGCGACAACCTTGATGTTCCGGCGGGCGCTGAAGTGCTCGACGGCAGCGGCCAATACCTGATGCCCGGCGGCATCGACCCGCACACGCACATGCAACTGCCCTTCATGGGCACCGTCGCCAGTGAAGACTTTTTCAGCGGCACGGCGGCAGGCCTTGCCGGTGGCACCACGTCGATCATCGATTTCGTGATTCCCAATCCGCAGCAATCCTTGATGGAAGCGTTTCATCAATGGCGCGGCTGGGCCGAGAAATCGGCGTCGGATTACGGTTTCCACGTCGCGATAACCTGGTGGAGCGAACAGGTTCGCGAGGAAATGGCCGAGCTGGTCAGCCAGCACGGGGTCAACAGCTTCAAACATTTCATGGCGTACAAGAACGCGATCATGGCGGCCGATGACACCTTGGTGGCGAGTTTCGAGCGCTGCCTGGAACTCGGCGCGGTGCCGACGGTGCACGCGGAAAACGGCGAGCTGGTCTACCACCTGCAACGCAAGCTGATGGCCCAGGGCATGACCGGGCCTGAAGCGCATCCGCTGTCGCGCCCTTCCCAAGTGGAAGGCGAAGCCGCCAGCCGGGCGATCCGTATCGCCGAAACCCTGGGCACGCCGCTGTACCTGGTGCATGTCTCGACCAAGGAAGCGCTGGACGAAATCACCTACGCCCGCAGCAAGGGCCAGCAAGTCTACGGCGAAGTACTGGCCGGGCATTTGCTGCTGGACGACAGCGTCTACCAACACCCGGACTGGCAGACCGCCGCCGGTTACGTGATGAGCCCGCCCTTCCGTCCTCGCGGCCATCAGGAAGCGCTTTGGCATGGCCTGCAATCGGGCAACCTGCACACCACCGCCACCGACCATTGCTGCTTCTGCGCCGAGCAGAAAGCCGCCGGCCGCGATGACTTCAGCAAGATCCCCAACGGCACCGCCGGTATCGAAGACCGCATGGCCGTGCTCTGGGATGAAGGGGTCAACACCGGGCGTTTGTCGATGCAGCACTTCGTGGCGCTGACCTCCACCAACACCGCGAAGATCTTCAACCTCTACCCGCGCAAAGGGGCGATTCGCGTGGGTGCGGATGCGGACCTGGTGCTGTGGGACCCGGAGGGGACACGGACCATTTCGGCGAAAACTCACCACCAGCAGGTCGACTTCAACATCTTCGAAGGCAAGACCGTACGTGGCGTACCGAGCCATACCGTGAGCCAGGGCCGGGTGGTGTGGGCTGATGGCGACTTGCGGGCCGAGCGTGGTGCCGGGCGGTATGTCGAACGACCGGCGTATCCGGCGGTGTTTGATTTGCTGAGCAAGCGGGCTGAACAAAATAAGCCGACTGCTGTGAAACGCTGA
- a CDS encoding NCS1 family nucleobase:cation symporter-1: MQQIRSQVTERDGLFELEAGSDVLDSPRYNHDMAPTKVHERTWNKWHITALWVGMAICVPTYTLGGVLTAYFGLSVGEALLAILFANIIVLIPLTLNAFPGTKYGIPFPVLLRSSFGILGSNVPCLIRALVACGWFGVQTMFGGLAIHLFLGSVFDGWKALGGTGEVIGFMVFWALNLWVVIRGADSIKWLETLSAPLLVLVGVGLLVWAMPNVSMTELMAIPPKRPEGASVVSYFAAGLTAMVGFWATLSLNIPDFSRYAKSQKDQIVGQIIGLPLTMFLFASLGVVMTAASVKLVGVTVSDPVTLIGHIQSPVWVALAMALIIIATLSTNTAANIVSPTNDFQNVAPKLINRTKAVILTGLVGLALMAHELLKKLGLIVSDVSLETVYSNWLLGYSSLLGPIAGIMVVDYFLIKKQQLDLAGLYRDDVYPAWNWFGFIAFGVPVALTLLSLGSDAFSWFYSYGWFTGSALGGLIYYGLCSMRPNPTVVKSAV; encoded by the coding sequence ATGCAACAGATCAGATCGCAAGTGACCGAGCGCGACGGCTTGTTTGAGCTCGAAGCCGGCAGCGACGTCCTCGACAGTCCCCGTTACAACCACGACATGGCACCGACCAAGGTGCACGAGCGAACCTGGAACAAATGGCACATCACAGCGTTGTGGGTTGGCATGGCGATTTGCGTGCCGACCTACACCCTCGGCGGCGTACTCACCGCCTATTTCGGCTTGAGTGTCGGTGAAGCGCTGCTGGCGATTCTGTTCGCCAACATCATCGTGCTGATCCCGCTGACCCTGAACGCCTTTCCCGGTACCAAGTACGGCATTCCGTTTCCGGTGCTGTTGCGCTCGTCCTTCGGCATTCTTGGCTCCAACGTTCCGTGTCTGATCCGAGCGCTGGTGGCGTGCGGCTGGTTCGGCGTTCAGACGATGTTCGGCGGGCTGGCCATTCACCTGTTTCTCGGTTCGGTGTTCGACGGTTGGAAAGCCCTCGGCGGGACCGGTGAAGTGATCGGCTTCATGGTGTTCTGGGCCTTGAACCTGTGGGTGGTGATTCGCGGTGCGGACTCGATCAAATGGCTCGAAACCCTTTCCGCGCCTTTATTGGTGCTGGTGGGCGTGGGGCTGCTGGTGTGGGCGATGCCGAACGTGTCGATGACCGAATTGATGGCGATCCCACCCAAGCGTCCGGAAGGGGCCAGCGTGGTCAGTTACTTTGCCGCCGGGTTGACCGCGATGGTCGGGTTCTGGGCCACTTTGTCGCTGAACATCCCGGACTTCAGCCGCTATGCGAAAAGCCAGAAAGACCAGATCGTTGGACAGATTATCGGCTTGCCCCTGACCATGTTCCTGTTCGCCTCGCTGGGCGTGGTGATGACTGCCGCCTCGGTCAAACTGGTGGGCGTCACCGTCTCCGATCCGGTCACCCTGATCGGCCACATCCAGAGCCCGGTCTGGGTCGCATTGGCCATGGCACTGATCATCATCGCGACATTGTCGACCAACACCGCGGCCAATATCGTTTCGCCGACCAACGACTTCCAGAACGTCGCGCCCAAGCTCATCAACCGCACCAAAGCGGTGATCCTCACCGGCCTGGTCGGCCTGGCGCTGATGGCCCATGAACTGCTGAAGAAGCTCGGGTTGATCGTCTCGGATGTGAGCCTGGAGACCGTGTATTCCAACTGGCTGTTGGGCTATTCGAGCCTGTTGGGCCCGATCGCCGGGATCATGGTGGTGGACTATTTCCTGATCAAGAAACAGCAACTGGACCTGGCCGGGTTGTATCGCGATGACGTGTACCCGGCGTGGAACTGGTTCGGCTTTATCGCGTTTGGCGTGCCAGTGGCGTTGACGCTGCTGTCGCTGGGCAGCGATGCATTCAGCTGGTTCTACAGCTATGGCTGGTTCACCGGCTCGGCGCTGGGTGGGCTGATTTATTACGGGTTGTGCTCGATGCGGCCTAATCCGACTGTCGTGAAATCGGCGGTGTGA
- a CDS encoding Zn-dependent hydrolase: MNAAVDVLQSTHQHINRDRLWQSLMDLARLGATVKGGVCRLALTDLDRQARDIFVNWCEEAGCTVSIDAVGNIFARRPGRNPNLPPVMTGSHIDTQPTGGKFDGCFGVLAGVEVLRTLNDLGVETEAPLEVVVWTNEEGSRFAPCMMGSGVFAEKFTLEETLAKVDAEGVTVGEALNAIGYAGPRKVSGHAVGAYFEAHIEQGPILEDEHKTIGVVMGALGQKWFDLKLRGVEAHAGPTPMHLRKDALVGAAVIVGAVNRAALGHQPHACGTVGCLQAYPGSRNVIPGEVRMTLDFRHLEPARLDSMIAEVREVIETTCEEHGLTFELTPTADFPPLYFDKACVEAVRGAAQGLGLSHMDIVSGAGHDAIFLAELGPAGMIFVPCEGGISHNEIENAAPDDLAAGCAVLLRAMLAASAAIASGQLAA, encoded by the coding sequence ATGAACGCTGCTGTAGACGTTCTGCAGTCCACCCATCAGCACATCAACCGCGACCGCTTGTGGCAGTCGCTCATGGACCTGGCCAGACTCGGCGCCACGGTCAAGGGGGGCGTCTGCCGCCTGGCCCTGACCGATCTGGACCGTCAGGCCCGGGACATCTTCGTCAACTGGTGCGAAGAGGCCGGTTGCACCGTCAGCATCGACGCCGTCGGCAACATCTTCGCCCGCCGCCCCGGGCGCAATCCGAACCTGCCTCCCGTCATGACCGGCAGCCACATAGACACCCAACCCACTGGCGGCAAGTTCGACGGCTGCTTCGGCGTTCTGGCCGGCGTTGAAGTGCTGCGTACCCTCAACGACCTCGGCGTGGAAACCGAGGCGCCGCTGGAAGTGGTGGTCTGGACCAACGAAGAAGGCTCGCGCTTCGCTCCGTGCATGATGGGCTCCGGCGTGTTCGCGGAAAAATTCACCCTCGAAGAAACCCTGGCCAAGGTCGATGCCGAGGGCGTCACCGTTGGCGAAGCCCTCAACGCTATCGGCTACGCCGGCCCACGCAAGGTCAGCGGCCACGCCGTCGGTGCTTATTTCGAGGCGCACATCGAACAAGGCCCGATCCTCGAGGACGAACACAAAACCATCGGTGTGGTGATGGGCGCTCTCGGCCAGAAATGGTTCGACCTGAAACTGCGCGGCGTCGAAGCTCACGCGGGCCCGACGCCTATGCACCTGCGCAAGGATGCCCTGGTCGGCGCCGCCGTGATTGTCGGCGCAGTGAACCGCGCCGCCCTCGGCCATCAGCCGCATGCTTGCGGCACCGTCGGTTGCCTGCAAGCCTATCCGGGCTCACGCAATGTCATTCCTGGTGAAGTGCGCATGACCCTGGATTTTCGTCATCTGGAACCGGCGCGCCTGGACTCGATGATTGCTGAAGTCCGCGAAGTCATCGAAACCACCTGCGAAGAACACGGCCTGACCTTCGAACTCACGCCCACTGCCGACTTCCCGCCGCTGTACTTCGACAAGGCTTGCGTCGAAGCGGTACGCGGCGCGGCGCAAGGCTTGGGGTTGTCGCACATGGACATCGTCAGCGGAGCAGGGCACGACGCGATCTTCCTCGCCGAACTCGGCCCGGCCGGGATGATCTTCGTGCCGTGCGAAGGCGGCATCAGCCACAACGAAATCGAAAACGCCGCGCCGGATGATCTGGCGGCCGGGTGTGCGGTGTTGTTGCGGGCAATGCTGGCGGCGTCGGCGGCGATTGCCAGCGGCCAATTGGCGGCCTGA
- a CDS encoding DUF6691 family protein, giving the protein MKKLTAFLAGLVFGIGLLLAGMANPAKVLGFLDITGRWDPSLALVMIAAIAVAWAPFHWAVKHATSLLGAPMQLPVSRELDRRLIAGSLLFGVGWGIAGICPGPALVLLPTGHWQAWVFFMAMLAGMLIFKAKQARH; this is encoded by the coding sequence ATGAAAAAGCTGACCGCTTTCCTCGCCGGCCTGGTGTTCGGCATCGGCCTGCTGTTGGCCGGCATGGCCAACCCGGCCAAGGTGCTGGGGTTTCTCGATATCACCGGGCGATGGGATCCCTCCCTGGCACTGGTGATGATCGCTGCCATTGCGGTGGCCTGGGCGCCGTTTCATTGGGCGGTGAAACACGCCACGTCTTTGCTGGGGGCGCCGATGCAACTGCCGGTCAGTCGCGAGTTGGATCGACGCCTGATCGCTGGCAGCCTGTTGTTCGGAGTCGGCTGGGGCATTGCGGGCATCTGCCCTGGGCCCGCGCTGGTGTTATTGCCAACGGGGCATTGGCAGGCCTGGGTGTTTTTCATGGCGATGCTCGCGGGGATGCTGATCTTCAAAGCGAAGCAAGCGCGCCACTGA
- a CDS encoding YeeE/YedE family protein — translation MMLDTINFTPWPALAGGALIGLAASVMIVANGRIAGISGLLGSLMSSGDSGRGEKAVFILGLLAAPLLWALFQAWPTIEFKTGAVGLIIAGLCVGIGTRYGSGCTSGHGVCGISRLSPRSIVATLCFMFTGFVTVFVVRHLLGV, via the coding sequence ATGATGCTCGATACGATTAACTTCACCCCGTGGCCCGCGTTGGCCGGAGGTGCTCTGATCGGCTTGGCGGCCAGCGTGATGATCGTGGCCAATGGACGGATTGCCGGGATCAGTGGATTGCTGGGCAGCCTGATGTCATCCGGCGATTCCGGTCGAGGTGAGAAAGCCGTGTTCATCCTCGGACTGCTGGCCGCCCCCCTGCTTTGGGCGCTGTTTCAGGCGTGGCCGACCATTGAATTCAAGACGGGCGCCGTGGGACTGATCATCGCTGGATTGTGCGTCGGGATCGGCACCCGATATGGCTCGGGATGCACCAGCGGCCACGGGGTGTGCGGCATCTCGCGCCTGTCACCACGCTCCATCGTTGCGACGTTGTGTTTTATGTTCACAGGCTTTGTGACCGTGTTTGTGGTGCGTCATCTGTTGGGGGTTTGA
- a CDS encoding helix-turn-helix transcriptional regulator, with amino-acid sequence MSQDVLTTETNRRQLQQIIAGLSDGVILLELDQTILWANEAALAMHGVSRIGELGVNAKEYARRFALRYRNNHPVAPENYPISRVAKGETFADVLVEVTPTDDEERTWVHNVRSMVLADSAGEPESLVLIMDDVTEWASAEQRFEKTFNANPAPAVICRLSDLRYIKVNAGFLEMTGYARDQVIGASTYELDILDGVENRDLAIERLRDHATIPQMQAELKLPEGGSKQVIVAGQPLEFNEEDCMLFSFVDMEPRHKAEVALRQSEERFAKAFRLTPVPTLVCDAQDQVVIDVNEAFLDTLAYPSEEVLGKTVAELDFIDDKSARTRLFAALEKAGSLDRVDVRIRRKDSTLIECTVSADTVNIQDNPCYLLVLMNITERKRTELELVAAIEEVMKDASWFTRTLIEKLANVKNINSPQLPSVSFTDLTARERDVLGLICEGLADKEIAARLKLAPNTVRNHVSTVYSKLDVHSRSEAIVWARERGLFSSEWRPKGQR; translated from the coding sequence ATGAGCCAGGACGTCCTGACCACCGAAACCAATCGCCGCCAGTTGCAGCAGATCATCGCCGGTTTGTCCGACGGGGTGATTCTGCTGGAGCTCGACCAGACCATCCTGTGGGCCAATGAAGCCGCGCTGGCCATGCACGGCGTCAGTCGGATCGGCGAATTGGGCGTGAATGCCAAGGAATACGCCAGGCGCTTTGCCTTGCGCTATCGCAATAATCACCCGGTGGCGCCGGAGAACTACCCGATCAGCCGCGTCGCCAAGGGCGAGACGTTCGCCGATGTGCTGGTTGAGGTGACACCGACCGACGACGAAGAACGTACCTGGGTGCATAACGTGCGCAGCATGGTGCTGGCCGACAGCGCAGGCGAGCCGGAGTCGCTGGTGTTGATCATGGACGACGTCACGGAGTGGGCCAGCGCCGAGCAGCGATTCGAGAAGACTTTCAACGCCAACCCGGCGCCGGCGGTGATCTGTCGCCTCAGCGATTTGCGTTACATCAAGGTCAATGCGGGCTTTCTGGAAATGACCGGCTATGCCCGCGACCAAGTGATCGGGGCGTCGACCTATGAGCTGGACATCCTGGACGGGGTAGAAAACAGAGACCTGGCGATCGAGCGTCTGCGCGATCACGCCACGATCCCGCAGATGCAGGCCGAACTGAAACTGCCCGAAGGCGGCAGCAAACAGGTGATCGTCGCCGGCCAACCGCTGGAGTTCAACGAGGAAGACTGCATGCTCTTTTCCTTCGTCGACATGGAGCCGCGTCACAAGGCCGAGGTGGCCTTGCGTCAGAGCGAGGAACGATTTGCCAAGGCGTTTCGCCTGACGCCAGTGCCGACATTGGTCTGCGATGCGCAGGACCAGGTGGTGATCGACGTGAATGAGGCCTTCCTGGACACCCTCGCGTACCCCAGTGAAGAAGTGCTTGGCAAGACCGTTGCCGAACTCGACTTTATCGATGACAAGAGCGCGCGCACCCGGCTGTTTGCGGCGCTGGAGAAGGCCGGAAGCCTGGATAGGGTCGATGTCAGAATCCGCCGGAAAGACTCGACCTTGATCGAATGCACGGTGTCGGCCGACACCGTGAACATTCAGGACAATCCTTGCTACCTGCTGGTGCTGATGAACATCACCGAACGCAAACGCACCGAGCTGGAGCTGGTGGCGGCGATCGAGGAGGTGATGAAAGACGCCTCCTGGTTCACCCGCACGCTCATCGAAAAGCTCGCCAACGTGAAGAACATCAACTCGCCGCAGTTGCCCAGCGTGTCCTTCACCGACCTGACTGCCCGAGAGCGCGATGTACTCGGGCTGATCTGCGAAGGCCTTGCGGACAAGGAAATCGCAGCGCGCCTGAAACTGGCGCCAAACACCGTACGCAACCACGTATCGACGGTTTATTCCAAGCTGGATGTGCACAGCCGCAGCGAGGCGATTGTGTGGGCGCGAGAGCGCGGTCTGTTCTCCAGCGAGTGGCGGCCCAAAGGTCAGCGTTAA
- a CDS encoding DUF1652 domain-containing protein, translated as MIYLTQLRAQLEQHFSPLACDCSVSGDNSVTVKLYHPVSGQVDLVVSGLSVTQLRTPEAVASLIEELRYELESNNLHQRQDSVS; from the coding sequence ATGATTTATCTGACGCAATTGCGTGCGCAACTGGAACAGCACTTTTCCCCTCTTGCTTGTGATTGCAGCGTGTCGGGTGACAACTCGGTGACGGTGAAGCTGTATCACCCGGTGTCGGGGCAGGTGGATCTGGTGGTCAGTGGCCTGAGTGTCACTCAGCTCAGAACCCCGGAGGCGGTCGCCTCATTGATTGAGGAGCTGCGTTACGAGCTCGAGAGCAACAACTTGCATCAGCGGCAGGACTCGGTTTCGTAG
- a CDS encoding Gfo/Idh/MocA family protein encodes MRELGIGLIGTGFMGRAHALAFRNVSAVFELPLKLRLAALADADPNRARHCADAWGFETAHTDWQQLIDDPKVNLIAITTPNHLHFPMAMAALAAGKPVYCEKPLAVNLQQANAMRQAAKAAGVVTRVGYNYQHNPMIGLARELIDSGKLGQIISFQGEFSEDFMADPASPWSWRCDADHAGGALADLGSHLLAMARYLVGDVESVCADTQTVHLQRPATAGSQEQRHIAVDDQVHALLRFANGARGTFSSSWLKHGYKNHLSFEISCTQGTLAFDQERLNELRLYRVGQDGFQRLLAGPNLPGYAAFSPAAGHQLGYNELKTLEVHDLVLALAGLSQSGTDFEQAWEVERLATAIRLAADESRWIRIEDI; translated from the coding sequence ATGCGCGAACTCGGTATAGGACTCATCGGCACAGGTTTCATGGGCCGCGCCCACGCCCTGGCGTTTCGCAACGTCAGCGCGGTGTTCGAGCTTCCGCTTAAGCTCAGACTAGCCGCCCTCGCCGACGCCGATCCAAACCGCGCCCGGCACTGTGCCGATGCCTGGGGTTTTGAAACCGCGCACACCGACTGGCAACAGCTGATCGATGACCCGAAGGTCAATCTGATCGCCATCACCACCCCCAATCACCTCCACTTCCCCATGGCCATGGCCGCCCTTGCCGCCGGCAAACCGGTGTATTGCGAGAAGCCTTTGGCGGTGAATCTGCAGCAAGCCAACGCCATGCGTCAGGCCGCAAAAGCCGCGGGAGTAGTGACGCGGGTGGGTTACAACTATCAGCACAACCCGATGATCGGGCTCGCGCGGGAGCTGATCGACAGCGGCAAGCTGGGGCAGATCATCAGTTTTCAGGGTGAGTTCAGCGAAGACTTCATGGCCGATCCTGCTTCACCGTGGTCGTGGCGTTGCGATGCTGATCACGCCGGCGGTGCGCTGGCGGATCTGGGCAGCCATTTGCTGGCGATGGCGCGCTACCTGGTGGGCGATGTCGAATCGGTGTGCGCCGACACTCAGACCGTGCATCTCCAGCGTCCTGCGACGGCGGGCAGCCAGGAACAGCGGCATATTGCGGTCGACGATCAGGTCCACGCGCTGCTGCGGTTTGCCAACGGCGCACGAGGTACGTTCAGCAGCAGTTGGCTCAAGCATGGCTACAAGAATCACCTGAGCTTCGAGATCAGCTGCACGCAAGGCACGCTGGCGTTCGACCAGGAACGCTTGAACGAGCTGCGGTTGTATCGCGTCGGTCAGGACGGTTTCCAGCGTTTGCTCGCTGGGCCGAACCTGCCGGGTTACGCCGCGTTCAGCCCGGCGGCGGGGCATCAGTTGGGGTACAACGAACTCAAGACGCTGGAAGTGCACGACCTGGTACTGGCGCTGGCCGGCCTGTCCCAGAGTGGCACTGACTTTGAGCAAGCGTGGGAAGTCGAACGCCTGGCGACGGCAATCCGGCTGGCGGCAGACGAATCACGCTGGATCAGGATCGAGGACATCTGA